One region of Chryseobacterium muglaense genomic DNA includes:
- a CDS encoding metal-dependent hydrolase family protein — translation MKFKSLIAVFFITTSMATAQTNDILIENVRILDHKTANLTSSMNVLISGNKIQKISSDIISVKGNDVIKIKGNGKTLMPGLIDVHVHMVFGALTMAEMASPDMSQELMMKNVAISSQKMLMRGFTSVRDAGGPIFPLKTAIDKGQIIGPRIWPSGATISQTAGHGDFRTPDERSRRFFGKPSRAEELGATFIADGRDDVLTATRENLRFGASQIKLMAGGGTSSAYDPIDVTQYTFDEMKAAVEAAEDWGTYVMVHAYTPRAVQRAVEAGVKSIEHGQMLDEETLKLLAKKKVWLSLQNLMDNNDNMDEQRKEKRKPVLDGQEKVWPLAKKLGVKLAWGTDFLFEPELNEDQNKYILRLQKWFSNAEILKMITQDNGELLQLSGLRSPYPGKLGVVEEQAFADLLLVDGNPLKDLSLIANPEKNFLLIIKDGQIYKNIIKK, via the coding sequence ATGAAATTTAAATCATTAATCGCTGTTTTTTTTATTACAACATCAATGGCTACAGCCCAGACTAATGATATTTTGATAGAAAATGTCAGAATATTAGACCATAAAACCGCTAATCTTACCTCTTCAATGAATGTCTTGATTTCAGGAAATAAAATTCAGAAAATCAGCTCTGATATTATTTCCGTTAAGGGAAATGATGTAATCAAAATTAAAGGTAATGGGAAAACTTTAATGCCTGGATTAATTGACGTTCATGTACACATGGTGTTTGGCGCTTTAACAATGGCAGAAATGGCTTCTCCGGATATGTCGCAAGAACTAATGATGAAGAATGTTGCTATTTCTTCCCAAAAAATGCTGATGCGTGGGTTTACAAGCGTTCGCGATGCTGGCGGTCCTATTTTTCCGTTAAAAACTGCGATTGACAAAGGTCAGATTATTGGGCCACGTATTTGGCCTTCAGGTGCCACAATAAGTCAAACGGCAGGTCATGGTGATTTCAGAACTCCAGATGAGCGTTCTCGCCGCTTTTTTGGAAAACCTTCCCGTGCAGAAGAATTAGGAGCTACTTTTATTGCTGATGGACGTGATGATGTATTAACAGCAACAAGAGAAAATCTGCGCTTTGGAGCGAGTCAGATTAAACTGATGGCAGGTGGTGGAACCTCTTCTGCTTATGACCCGATTGATGTAACCCAATATACTTTTGACGAGATGAAAGCAGCTGTTGAAGCGGCAGAAGACTGGGGAACATACGTTATGGTTCATGCTTATACGCCCAGAGCTGTACAAAGAGCCGTTGAAGCAGGAGTAAAATCAATAGAACATGGGCAGATGCTTGATGAAGAAACTTTGAAATTGCTTGCAAAGAAAAAAGTATGGCTAAGCCTTCAAAACTTGATGGACAATAATGATAATATGGATGAGCAGCGGAAAGAAAAACGCAAGCCTGTATTGGATGGACAAGAAAAAGTCTGGCCGCTTGCCAAAAAATTGGGTGTCAAGTTGGCGTGGGGAACAGATTTCCTTTTCGAGCCGGAACTTAACGAAGATCAAAACAAATATATCTTACGCCTTCAAAAATGGTTTTCGAATGCTGAGATTTTAAAAATGATTACGCAGGATAATGGAGAGCTGTTGCAACTTTCAGGCTTACGCAGCCCTTATCCAGGGAAATTAGGAGTTGTTGAAGAGCAGGCTTTTGCTGATTTATTACTGGTTGATGGCAATCCGCTAAAGGATTTATCATTAATTGCCAATCCTGAAAAGAACTTTTTGTTGATTATAAAAGATGGGCAGATTTATAAAAATATAATTAAAAAGTAG
- the bioD gene encoding dethiobiotin synthase — translation MDIKKGKLEIQDSLQKKLFITGIGTEVGKTVCSAILTKYFKADYWKPIQSGDLDFSDSMKIKEWVGGHVVIHPEIYRLQLAASPHQSAAEEGVLINSNDFKIPETQNNLIVEGAGGLMVPISDEEFIIDLIEKLNLPVALVVRNYLGCINHTLLSLMLLEQKNIKIEYLILNGSFPSDSERIICNYIEGNTKIVRIADFEIITKESIENTLKQLEKIE, via the coding sequence ATGGATATAAAAAAAGGAAAATTAGAAATACAAGACTCGCTGCAAAAAAAACTTTTTATAACCGGCATCGGAACTGAAGTAGGGAAAACCGTCTGTTCTGCAATTTTAACGAAATATTTTAAAGCTGATTATTGGAAACCTATTCAATCGGGCGATTTAGATTTTTCAGACAGTATGAAAATTAAAGAATGGGTCGGTGGGCATGTGGTGATTCATCCTGAAATATATCGATTGCAACTTGCGGCGTCACCTCATCAATCGGCTGCGGAAGAAGGAGTTTTAATTAACAGCAATGATTTTAAAATTCCTGAAACTCAAAATAATTTAATTGTAGAAGGAGCAGGAGGATTGATGGTTCCAATTTCTGATGAAGAATTTATTATTGATTTAATTGAAAAACTAAACCTTCCCGTTGCTTTGGTTGTGAGAAATTATTTAGGATGCATCAATCATACTTTATTGTCATTGATGCTTTTAGAGCAAAAAAACATTAAGATTGAATATTTGATTCTCAACGGAAGTTTTCCTTCGGATTCGGAACGGATAATCTGTAATTATATTGAAGGGAATACTAAAATTGTCAGAATTGCAGACTTCGAAATTATTACAAAAGAAAGTATAGAAAATACCCTAAAACAATTAGAAAAAATAGAATAA
- the bioB gene encoding biotin synthase BioB — protein MHKENQLRNTWTKEEIEEIYNLPLLELIYKAATVHREWHNPEEVQMSTLLSIKTGGCVEDCSYCGQAARYHTNIKVQALLPTEKVIEHAQKAKDNGSSRFCMAAAWREVRNNRDFDRVIDMVKGVNELGLEVCCTLGMLTEEQAVRLEQAGLYAYNHNLDTSEQYYEEIISTRTFDNRINTINNVRKAGITVCSGGIIGLGETHADRISMLLTLATMPKHPESIPINALARVAGTPLENNEKTDTWEMVRMIATARIVMPSSMVRLSAGRIEMTEFEQGWCFMAGANSIFTGERETLLVTPNPGVSEDMQMLQTLGLKPMKRQAEKVMDQFETWKANF, from the coding sequence ATGCATAAAGAAAATCAACTTAGAAATACTTGGACAAAAGAAGAAATAGAAGAGATTTACAATCTTCCTTTGCTGGAATTGATTTATAAAGCAGCAACCGTTCACAGAGAATGGCACAATCCGGAAGAGGTGCAAATGTCAACTCTTTTATCGATAAAAACAGGCGGCTGCGTAGAAGATTGTTCGTATTGCGGACAAGCTGCACGTTATCACACCAATATTAAAGTTCAGGCTTTATTGCCAACTGAAAAAGTAATCGAACATGCTCAAAAAGCAAAAGACAATGGTTCTTCACGTTTCTGTATGGCTGCAGCATGGCGAGAAGTGCGAAACAATCGTGATTTTGATAGAGTTATCGACATGGTAAAAGGAGTGAACGAACTTGGATTGGAGGTTTGTTGTACGCTCGGAATGTTAACAGAAGAACAGGCTGTTCGTCTTGAGCAGGCCGGTTTGTATGCTTATAATCACAATTTGGATACTTCAGAACAATACTATGAAGAAATTATTTCCACAAGAACTTTTGATAATAGAATTAATACGATAAACAACGTAAGAAAAGCTGGAATTACAGTTTGTTCAGGCGGAATTATCGGTTTAGGCGAAACGCATGCAGACAGAATTTCTATGCTGTTAACATTGGCAACGATGCCGAAACATCCGGAATCTATTCCAATCAATGCATTGGCAAGAGTTGCAGGAACCCCTCTTGAAAATAACGAAAAAACTGATACTTGGGAAATGGTAAGAATGATTGCCACCGCAAGAATTGTAATGCCTTCATCAATGGTTCGTTTGAGCGCAGGAAGAATTGAAATGACAGAATTCGAACAGGGATGGTGTTTTATGGCAGGAGCAAACTCAATTTTTACAGGCGAAAGAGAGACTTTATTGGTGACTCCAAATCCGGGAGTTTCGGAAGATATGCAAATGCTGCAGACTTTAGGATTAAAACCAATGAAAAGACAAGCTGAAAAAGTAATGGATCAATTTGAAACCTGGAAAGCTAATTTCTAA
- the bioA gene encoding adenosylmethionine--8-amino-7-oxononanoate transaminase, with the protein MNLQERDRVVNWHPYTQMKTADDAIPIVKGKGIYLFDDKGNKYIDAVSSWWVTLHGHAHPYIAQRVSEQLHTLEQVIFAGFTHEPAVQLSENLLKLLPNNQQKVFYSDNGSTAVEVALKMCIQYCYNQGKEKTKILAFKNAYHGDTFGAMSVSGRSVWTKPFGEMLFEVIFIDIPTSENIEDLKAQISTFQDDIACFIYEPLIQGAAGMLMYNAEDLDNLMKFCRANEILMIQDEVFTGFGRTGKLFAANHLSEKPDIMCFSKGLTGGTMPMGITTCSNEIFNAFLSDDKYKTLFHGHSFTANPLACTAALASMELLLNEETQQNIQRISEQHFRFSNVLKEHSKVENVRQTGTILAWEFKTDQRTSYFNEIGKKLYDEFLSRGIVMRPLGNVMYLVPPYCISTEELNFIYKNILQVLDSF; encoded by the coding sequence ATGAATTTACAAGAGCGAGACAGGGTTGTCAATTGGCATCCTTACACGCAAATGAAAACAGCAGATGATGCTATTCCTATCGTTAAAGGAAAGGGAATTTATCTTTTTGATGATAAGGGAAACAAGTATATTGATGCAGTTTCTTCATGGTGGGTTACGCTTCATGGTCATGCGCATCCTTACATTGCGCAACGGGTTTCTGAACAGCTGCATACTTTAGAGCAGGTTATTTTTGCAGGTTTTACTCATGAACCGGCGGTACAGCTTTCTGAAAATTTATTGAAATTGCTTCCAAATAATCAGCAGAAAGTTTTTTATTCTGATAATGGATCAACAGCAGTAGAAGTTGCTTTGAAAATGTGTATTCAGTATTGTTATAATCAAGGAAAAGAAAAGACTAAAATTTTAGCTTTTAAAAATGCATATCATGGCGATACTTTCGGGGCGATGTCGGTGAGTGGAAGAAGTGTTTGGACGAAACCTTTCGGAGAAATGTTATTTGAAGTCATTTTTATTGATATTCCTACTTCTGAAAATATTGAAGATCTCAAAGCTCAAATTTCAACTTTCCAGGATGATATAGCTTGTTTTATTTATGAACCGCTTATTCAGGGAGCGGCAGGAATGCTGATGTACAATGCTGAAGATTTGGATAACTTAATGAAATTCTGCAGAGCAAATGAGATTTTGATGATCCAGGATGAGGTTTTTACCGGTTTTGGAAGAACAGGAAAGCTATTTGCAGCTAATCATCTTTCAGAAAAACCAGATATTATGTGTTTTTCTAAAGGTTTGACGGGAGGTACAATGCCAATGGGAATTACAACCTGTTCAAATGAAATTTTCAATGCCTTTTTGTCGGATGATAAATATAAAACCTTGTTTCATGGGCATTCTTTTACAGCAAATCCGTTAGCTTGTACTGCGGCTTTGGCAAGTATGGAGCTTTTGTTGAATGAAGAAACTCAACAAAATATTCAACGAATTTCGGAACAACATTTTCGTTTTTCAAATGTTTTAAAAGAGCATTCAAAAGTTGAAAATGTACGACAAACGGGAACTATTTTGGCTTGGGAATTTAAAACCGATCAGAGAACTTCTTATTTTAATGAAATCGGAAAAAAACTATATGATGAATTTTTATCTCGAGGAATTGTCATGCGCCCGTTAGGGAATGTGATGTATCTGGTTCCACCTTATTGTATCAGTACTGAAGAGTTAAATTTTATTTATAAAAATATTTTACAAGTACTAGACAGTTTTTAA
- a CDS encoding RCC1 domain-containing protein — MNNYIKTFTLILLFTLSSTAYKAQGFCTSGCNDNTYIDSTDPNTIEYDNLISVFHATIAKEKDGNFKIWGQNTSSTGSGDLLSPTVIGPGSGYANFNYVGTPLRVAAGSSSTSHQFALLTTDGLYVWGVNDILINSAITNFNAAFAKISINGKTDGLPAGVAPADVKMMFGSYRTLAIVTCSGEAWVLSFNGAKNGDGTAQNNANNVIWHRVKTDVAGNPNLENVVAMRGTPNALFALTSTGKLYTWGTLTYNNSDGATSRAYATEVSVPNGAVPKMIGMTQNVTGQSYYLLATNGKLYSMGDNSNKQLGDGTTLSKTVWVQPKNMEVQGSESVGILENIVWISPNEHSNYAGTAVINVLTHDNKQWGWGSNKGYTLGAPFDANYDPIYMPGRYNPDDLAIPDLLSDLEITDQVIAVETGGHATVNIKKCSKSFGYVGHLTNGSMGNGQDIDEIYVRYSYLTDELNVCGTDLGPKIQNLKICTYQKGNLNTSIQEALPGEVEWHATNDPNSPILTDISTVPSGTYYAFFSIASGKCREAGSTVTVSYYVPGSQAIDPCVCFNDAATGGTDNDTKLGITLLKRAGKTDSNWPMTRKSGHIALESNTKGFVVTRLTTAQLDVIKNAGNAVEGMMSYDTTVNCMKIYSEGDWKCFNTPSCP, encoded by the coding sequence ATGAATAATTATATAAAAACTTTTACTCTTATCCTCTTATTTACTCTATCCTCTACAGCGTATAAGGCTCAGGGATTTTGTACGTCGGGGTGTAATGACAATACATATATCGACAGTACGGATCCTAATACTATTGAGTATGATAATTTAATTTCTGTTTTCCATGCTACTATTGCAAAAGAAAAAGATGGAAATTTCAAAATTTGGGGACAAAATACTTCAAGTACAGGAAGTGGAGATTTATTAAGCCCAACAGTAATAGGTCCTGGTTCTGGATATGCTAATTTTAACTATGTGGGAACACCGTTAAGAGTTGCCGCAGGAAGTAGTAGTACTTCTCATCAATTTGCTTTGTTAACTACTGATGGTCTTTATGTTTGGGGGGTTAATGATATTTTGATTAATAGTGCAATAACAAACTTTAATGCGGCTTTCGCTAAAATTTCTATCAATGGTAAAACAGACGGTTTACCGGCAGGTGTTGCCCCTGCAGATGTAAAGATGATGTTTGGTTCTTACCGTACATTGGCTATTGTTACTTGTAGTGGTGAAGCGTGGGTTTTATCTTTCAATGGTGCCAAAAATGGCGATGGTACAGCGCAGAATAATGCCAATAATGTAATTTGGCACCGTGTTAAAACTGATGTTGCTGGTAATCCTAACCTTGAGAATGTAGTGGCAATGAGAGGAACACCAAATGCCCTATTTGCTTTAACATCTACCGGAAAGCTTTATACTTGGGGAACGCTTACTTATAATAATAGTGATGGTGCGACGAGCCGTGCGTATGCTACAGAAGTTTCTGTACCAAACGGAGCAGTTCCTAAAATGATAGGAATGACTCAAAATGTAACAGGGCAGAGCTATTATTTATTGGCTACCAATGGTAAATTATACAGTATGGGTGACAATAGTAATAAACAATTGGGTGATGGAACAACTTTATCTAAAACGGTATGGGTACAACCTAAAAATATGGAGGTTCAAGGTAGTGAGAGTGTTGGGATTTTAGAAAATATTGTTTGGATTTCTCCTAACGAACATTCAAATTATGCAGGTACTGCTGTTATCAATGTGTTAACTCATGACAATAAGCAGTGGGGCTGGGGAAGCAATAAAGGATATACGCTTGGTGCACCGTTTGACGCCAACTATGATCCTATCTATATGCCAGGTCGATATAATCCTGACGACCTTGCTATTCCTGATCTACTTTCAGACTTGGAGATAACAGATCAAGTAATCGCAGTGGAAACTGGAGGGCACGCAACAGTTAATATCAAAAAATGTTCTAAAAGTTTTGGCTATGTAGGACATCTTACGAATGGGAGTATGGGAAATGGTCAAGATATTGATGAAATCTATGTTAGGTACAGTTATTTAACAGATGAGCTTAATGTATGTGGGACTGATTTGGGACCTAAAATTCAAAATTTAAAAATTTGTACCTATCAAAAAGGTAATTTGAATACTTCTATTCAGGAAGCACTTCCTGGTGAGGTAGAGTGGCACGCAACAAACGACCCAAACAGCCCTATTTTAACCGATATTTCGACAGTCCCTTCGGGTACATATTACGCTTTCTTCTCTATAGCTTCTGGTAAATGTAGAGAGGCAGGGTCTACAGTAACTGTATCTTATTATGTGCCTGGTAGCCAGGCAATAGATCCTTGTGTTTGTTTTAATGATGCGGCAACAGGAGGAACAGATAATGATACGAAATTAGGAATTACACTTCTTAAACGAGCAGGAAAAACAGATTCTAACTGGCCAATGACTAGAAAATCAGGCCATATTGCTTTGGAATCTAATACAAAAGGATTTGTAGTGACCAGATTAACGACTGCCCAATTAGATGTCATTAAAAATGCAGGAAATGCAGTTGAGGGAATGATGTCTTATGATACAACCGTAAACTGTATGAAGATTTACTCAGAGGGTGATTGGAAATGTTTTAACACACCAAGTTGTCCTTAA
- a CDS encoding aminotransferase class I/II-fold pyridoxal phosphate-dependent enzyme produces MFNHLHSFQEALDKRKADQTLRILKPKSEGVDFYSNDYLGLARNKELQNLLLKQINDHPHLLSGSTGSRLISGNSKEVVETENFISKEHQNESALLFSSGYNANLALFSTLSNRHDTIIVDEKIHRSVHDACKMSHAKKLKFKHNDVGDLEKILKRQNGNCYVAIESLYSMGGDLAPIREIAEIAKKYNAFLIVDEAHAFGVFGYGLVEKYQLKTMVLATVITYGKALGSHGAAILCDEVIKSYLVNFASPFIYTTAAQDIQWRSIKTGYEYLKINSNLSSSLQQNIKVFHQQNIKTPSSENSPIQAVLISDNHRLKDLQETLLCEGFLTYAVFSPTVKEGTERLRICLHSFNTEEEIIGLTKIIKDFI; encoded by the coding sequence ATGTTTAATCATCTTCATTCTTTTCAGGAGGCTCTGGATAAAAGAAAAGCAGATCAAACTTTAAGAATATTAAAACCCAAATCTGAAGGTGTCGATTTTTATTCTAACGATTATTTGGGATTGGCAAGAAATAAAGAGTTGCAGAATTTATTATTAAAACAGATTAATGATCATCCTCATTTGCTTTCAGGAAGTACTGGCTCGAGATTGATTAGCGGAAACAGTAAAGAAGTTGTCGAAACAGAAAATTTTATTTCTAAAGAACATCAAAACGAATCTGCTCTGCTTTTTTCTTCCGGATACAATGCAAATTTAGCTCTGTTTTCTACACTTTCGAATCGTCATGATACGATTATTGTTGATGAGAAAATTCACCGATCCGTACATGATGCCTGTAAAATGTCGCATGCTAAAAAATTAAAATTTAAACATAATGATGTTGGTGATTTAGAAAAGATTTTAAAAAGACAAAACGGGAATTGTTACGTTGCGATAGAAAGTCTTTACTCGATGGGTGGAGATCTTGCGCCAATTCGTGAAATTGCAGAAATCGCTAAAAAATACAATGCTTTTTTGATTGTAGATGAAGCTCATGCTTTTGGTGTTTTTGGATATGGTTTGGTTGAAAAATACCAATTGAAAACGATGGTTTTGGCAACGGTAATCACTTACGGAAAAGCGCTTGGTTCACATGGTGCAGCAATTTTATGTGATGAGGTTATCAAATCTTATCTTGTGAATTTTGCATCACCATTTATTTACACAACTGCAGCTCAGGATATTCAATGGAGAAGCATAAAAACCGGATATGAATATTTAAAAATAAATTCCAATCTATCTTCCAGTTTACAGCAAAACATCAAAGTTTTTCATCAACAAAATATAAAAACTCCGTCTTCAGAAAATAGTCCGATTCAGGCAGTTTTAATTTCTGACAACCATCGGTTGAAAGATTTGCAGGAGACTTTATTGTGTGAGGGATTTTTAACCTATGCTGTTTTCAGTCCTACTGTAAAAGAAGGAACAGAAAGGCTGAGAATCTGCCTTCACAGCTTCAATACTGAAGAAGAAATTATTGGTTTGACTAAGATTATTAAGGATTTTATTTAA
- a CDS encoding aminotransferase-like domain-containing protein: protein MNSPVEFPYESFILINRNSEISIYMQISNQLINAIQRGVLPFGIKLPGTRALSIILNVHRNTIVAAYEELFAQGWVESLPNKGTFVIGKNQEKPFQIKDFEKNNLELYPKSTGFSFKTSNILDNPFEYSDCEYIFNDGVPDIRLTQIDHHSRIYSSILKRKAHKIGQYNQDGSEFFKKNLSQFLNLSRGLPISKNNLLITRSTEMSIYIVSEILLAEGDIVLVGELSYFSVNMIFQKAGVNIQSISIDEEGINVEEVRAACKKQKIRMLYLTPHHHYPTTVTLSAKRRLELLNLSNEFGFIILEDDYDYDFHYDKSPILPLASADTNGMVIYIGSFGKSLVPGFRTGFIVAPENLMIEMRKYLGIIDRQGDVLMEHVLGEMIAEGEINRYLKKSLKIYQERRDYFVSLLEKNLGEYIDFQKPSGGLAVWMKWKIPVNLMQLSRNCAQNNLFIPKTLLYQNKDLTAMRMGFGNLNLTEMDKSIEILSENIKLLS from the coding sequence ATGAATAGTCCGGTTGAGTTTCCTTATGAGAGTTTTATTTTAATTAATAGAAATTCAGAGATTTCTATCTACATGCAGATTTCCAATCAATTAATTAATGCAATACAAAGAGGTGTTCTCCCTTTTGGCATAAAACTTCCTGGTACAAGAGCTTTAAGCATTATTTTGAATGTTCATAGAAATACAATTGTTGCTGCTTATGAGGAATTGTTTGCACAAGGCTGGGTAGAAAGTCTTCCCAACAAAGGAACTTTTGTGATTGGAAAAAATCAGGAAAAACCATTTCAAATTAAAGATTTTGAAAAAAACAATCTTGAACTTTATCCAAAATCGACCGGTTTTTCATTTAAAACTTCAAATATTTTAGACAATCCATTTGAGTATTCTGATTGCGAATATATTTTCAATGACGGCGTTCCTGATATCCGTTTAACGCAAATTGATCATCATTCCCGAATTTACAGTTCTATTTTAAAAAGAAAAGCTCATAAAATAGGACAATACAATCAGGATGGAAGTGAATTTTTCAAAAAAAATCTATCCCAGTTTTTAAATCTATCACGAGGTTTACCAATTTCGAAAAACAATCTTTTGATAACACGCAGTACGGAAATGAGTATTTATATTGTCTCTGAAATTTTGTTAGCTGAAGGCGATATTGTTTTGGTCGGAGAATTAAGTTATTTCTCAGTCAACATGATCTTCCAAAAAGCCGGAGTAAACATCCAGTCTATTTCTATTGATGAGGAAGGAATTAATGTGGAAGAAGTAAGAGCAGCCTGCAAAAAGCAAAAAATAAGAATGCTTTATCTCACACCACATCACCACTATCCTACTACAGTCACCTTGAGCGCAAAACGAAGATTGGAATTACTCAATCTTTCGAATGAATTTGGTTTTATCATTTTGGAAGATGATTACGATTATGATTTCCATTATGATAAAAGCCCCATTCTTCCTTTGGCAAGTGCGGATACCAATGGAATGGTCATTTATATCGGATCTTTCGGAAAATCTTTGGTTCCCGGTTTTCGAACAGGATTCATCGTTGCTCCTGAAAATCTGATGATTGAAATGCGAAAATATTTAGGAATTATAGACCGACAAGGCGACGTTCTGATGGAACACGTTCTTGGAGAAATGATTGCCGAAGGTGAAATTAACCGATATTTAAAAAAATCATTAAAAATTTATCAGGAAAGAAGAGATTATTTCGTTTCTCTTTTAGAAAAAAACCTAGGAGAATACATCGATTTTCAAAAACCTTCAGGAGGTTTGGCGGTGTGGATGAAGTGGAAAATCCCTGTAAATCTAATGCAGCTCAGTAGAAACTGTGCCCAAAACAATCTTTTCATTCCTAAAACCCTACTTTATCAGAATAAAGACCTTACTGCAATGCGAATGGGTTTTGGAAATTTAAATCTGACAGAAATGGATAAAAGCATTGAAATTTTATCTGAAAACATTAAATTATTGTCCTGA
- a CDS encoding TolC family protein, whose translation MKKLFFIFIINLFPAQQSWTLKECLDYASTNHPLVKQATVNIQKNDRQIAASKGMLLPSVNAGINHSYSLGSSINQSNNQREALNTQYDQVVAQANVELFNWRNYLNISLSKLNKNTSTYKLKQAQNEVKFNVIQNFFTYQNSKSWLEVLETQIAGIEEQIKRTEKEVEIGSRSKSDVYDIKANLGTLQEQWVSAKNQRDLAKINLLNALNITQDSMDFVMNDNEYLGREDFNNADFTNKLIENNPAYKTVIAEINAQEKSIDVEKSAYLPTLNGNYSWSTFYNKSLGNTSLSNINFSDQLSQNKNQSISFGLNIPIFNKFQIKNNVEIAKLNVINSNYSKDLIVNDLTKSINSIKVQYLNAQEKYSLLELNFENQKLSFQKSEEKYKEGLMDAYTFFIVRNNWLQANYNLISSKNDVSQQVELLKVLQSEF comes from the coding sequence ATGAAAAAACTATTCTTCATATTCATCATTAATCTTTTTCCGGCTCAACAGAGTTGGACACTCAAAGAATGTCTTGATTATGCTTCGACAAATCATCCGCTTGTAAAACAGGCGACAGTAAATATTCAAAAAAATGACAGACAGATTGCGGCTTCAAAAGGGATGTTGCTTCCTTCTGTCAATGCGGGTATAAATCACAGTTACAGTTTGGGTTCATCAATTAATCAGTCGAATAACCAGCGGGAAGCGCTTAATACGCAATATGATCAGGTCGTAGCTCAGGCAAATGTTGAATTATTTAACTGGAGAAATTATTTGAATATTTCATTGTCAAAACTCAATAAAAATACGAGCACCTATAAGCTTAAACAGGCTCAGAATGAAGTGAAGTTTAATGTAATTCAGAATTTTTTCACCTATCAAAACAGTAAAAGCTGGTTGGAGGTTTTAGAGACGCAGATTGCAGGAATTGAAGAACAAATCAAGCGTACTGAAAAAGAAGTGGAAATAGGAAGCCGTTCAAAAAGTGATGTTTATGATATTAAAGCCAATCTGGGAACTTTGCAGGAACAATGGGTTTCTGCAAAAAACCAGCGTGATTTAGCGAAAATAAACCTTCTGAATGCACTAAATATTACTCAGGACTCTATGGATTTTGTAATGAATGATAATGAATATTTGGGTCGGGAAGATTTTAATAATGCCGATTTTACCAATAAATTAATAGAAAATAATCCCGCTTACAAAACTGTGATTGCAGAAATCAACGCACAGGAAAAAAGTATAGATGTTGAAAAATCTGCTTATTTACCGACGCTTAACGGAAACTACAGTTGGTCTACTTTTTACAATAAATCTTTAGGAAACACTTCTCTTTCCAATATCAATTTTTCTGATCAGTTGAGTCAGAATAAAAACCAATCGATTTCTTTTGGATTGAATATTCCGATTTTTAATAAATTTCAGATTAAAAACAATGTAGAAATCGCAAAATTAAATGTTATAAATTCAAATTATAGTAAAGATTTAATTGTTAATGATTTAACTAAATCTATCAATTCTATAAAAGTTCAATATCTGAATGCGCAGGAAAAATACAGTCTTTTGGAGCTAAATTTCGAAAATCAAAAACTGTCTTTTCAAAAATCAGAAGAAAAATATAAAGAAGGTTTAATGGATGCTTATACGTTTTTTATAGTAAGAAACAATTGGCTTCAGGCGAACTATAATTTAATAAGCAGTAAAAATGATGTCAGTCAGCAAGTAGAATTATTAAAGGTTCTTCAATCTGAATTTTAA